A single region of the Chryseobacterium culicis genome encodes:
- a CDS encoding ADP-ribosylglycohydrolase family protein: MDSLDQFEACIISGAIGDAWGSSYENEVETDDSHIYYLGKRSIKQRVWSITDDTQMTLATCEVLSESSFTPENLINKFIEYYRSRKLTGIGASTLKAILDTEAGIHWSQAGRIGEFAAGNGGAMRIAPFAFFSDITRQNIYEACKVTHRNDEAFSGALAVFLSIKAILNSEWNGNNNLFDIIIPEIPDTNIKDRLIEINSAGNNSSISEISKLGNNGYVVNSVPFAIYCSTKIIDLGMEEMFKQIISSGGDTDTNASIAGQIAGTLIGTKDIPQELISKLKKLPDYQWIKQIIDTTKQKIS, encoded by the coding sequence ATGGATTCTTTGGATCAGTTTGAAGCTTGTATCATTAGCGGAGCAATTGGAGATGCCTGGGGAAGCAGCTATGAAAATGAAGTAGAAACTGATGATTCACATATTTATTATTTAGGAAAAAGGAGCATAAAGCAAAGAGTCTGGAGTATTACGGATGATACACAAATGACTTTGGCAACTTGTGAGGTTTTGTCTGAGAGTAGCTTTACCCCTGAAAATCTTATCAATAAATTTATAGAATATTATAGAAGCCGTAAATTAACAGGAATTGGCGCTTCTACACTTAAGGCAATTTTAGATACTGAAGCTGGTATTCATTGGAGCCAGGCTGGACGAATTGGAGAATTTGCCGCAGGAAACGGAGGAGCGATGAGAATTGCTCCTTTTGCTTTTTTCTCAGATATTACAAGACAAAATATTTACGAAGCATGTAAGGTTACCCATAGAAATGATGAAGCCTTTTCTGGAGCTTTAGCTGTTTTTCTTTCCATAAAAGCAATCCTAAATTCTGAATGGAATGGAAACAATAATCTTTTTGATATTATTATTCCGGAAATTCCTGATACAAATATAAAAGACAGATTAATCGAAATTAATTCAGCAGGAAATAACTCTTCAATTTCAGAAATATCAAAATTGGGCAATAATGGTTATGTTGTTAATTCAGTTCCTTTTGCAATTTACTGTTCAACCAAAATTATTGATTTAGGTATGGAAGAAATGTTTAAACAAATTATCAGTTCGGGAGGAGATACAGATACCAATGCTTCAATTGCCGGACAAATTGCGGGAACATTGATTGGAACTAAAGATATCCCTCAAGAATTAATTTCGAAACTAAAAAAATTACCGGATTACCAATGGATCAAGCAGATTATCGATACAACAAAACAGAAAATCAGTTAA
- a CDS encoding glutathione peroxidase, translating into MKKIFLMLLSFMACLQSCTNQKSEISKAKTNELMGKTIYDFKVESLDGKEINFADFKGKKILIVNTASECGFTPQYADLEKVYEEYKDKLVVVGFPANNFGGQEPGTNTEIGTFCQKNYGVTFPMAAKVSVKGDDTAPIFKYLTEQELNGVKNTSILWNFTKFLVDENGKLIDSFVSTTKPTDVAITKYLK; encoded by the coding sequence ATGAAAAAGATTTTTTTAATGCTGCTTTCTTTCATGGCATGCCTGCAAAGCTGCACCAATCAAAAAAGTGAAATTTCAAAAGCTAAAACCAACGAACTTATGGGAAAAACAATTTACGACTTCAAAGTAGAAAGTCTTGACGGTAAAGAGATCAATTTTGCAGATTTTAAAGGGAAGAAAATCCTGATTGTCAATACTGCTTCAGAATGTGGATTTACACCACAGTATGCAGATCTTGAAAAGGTGTATGAAGAATATAAAGACAAACTGGTAGTGGTAGGTTTCCCTGCTAATAACTTCGGAGGACAGGAGCCTGGAACCAACACTGAAATCGGAACTTTCTGCCAGAAAAACTATGGAGTAACATTCCCAATGGCTGCTAAAGTTTCTGTAAAAGGGGATGATACTGCACCTATCTTTAAATATTTAACAGAACAGGAATTAAACGGAGTAAAGAATACAAGCATCCTTTGGAACTTCACTAAATTTCTGGTGGACGAAAACGGAAAACTGATTGATTCTTTTGTAAGTACTACAAAGCCTACTGATGTGGCGATTACAAAGTATCTGAAATAA
- a CDS encoding histidine kinase — protein MKKLLFVFGLIFSHVIFGQTAKEIIDKNIELSGGLTNWKLLNSVLLQGKVVLGIKDEYPIRIFQQRPNLTKTLITTGGKETAIEGFDGSKGYAMNYAANKLQEYPEYVPESFDNDFIDWENKGFDAKYLGKEKVGEIYCHKVELTKNVNKNMYYFDTKTYMLIKEVKKDETLVYSDFKKVGSLTMPFRIESSSTKKDGDYVMLLNRIDINKVFPANIFKF, from the coding sequence ATGAAGAAGTTATTATTCGTATTTGGACTGATATTTTCACATGTGATATTCGGACAGACCGCAAAGGAAATTATAGATAAAAACATTGAATTATCCGGAGGGTTAACCAATTGGAAACTATTGAATTCAGTATTGCTTCAGGGAAAAGTGGTATTGGGAATCAAAGATGAATATCCAATAAGAATTTTTCAACAGCGTCCAAATCTTACTAAAACATTGATTACTACCGGAGGAAAAGAAACTGCTATTGAAGGTTTTGACGGTTCCAAAGGATATGCCATGAACTATGCCGCCAATAAACTTCAGGAGTATCCTGAATATGTGCCGGAAAGTTTTGATAATGACTTCATAGACTGGGAAAATAAAGGATTTGATGCCAAATACCTTGGAAAAGAAAAAGTAGGAGAGATCTACTGCCATAAAGTGGAACTTACCAAGAATGTCAATAAGAATATGTATTACTTTGATACAAAGACTTATATGCTGATAAAAGAAGTGAAAAAAGATGAGACGCTTGTCTATTCTGATTTTAAAAAAGTAGGAAGCCTTACAATGCCTTTCAGAATAGAATCTTCCAGTACTAAAAAAGATGGAGATTATGTGATGCTATTAAACAGAATAGACATCAACAAAGTATTTCCGGCTAATATTTTCAAGTTTTAA